A DNA window from Bubalus bubalis isolate 160015118507 breed Murrah chromosome 20, NDDB_SH_1, whole genome shotgun sequence contains the following coding sequences:
- the LOC123330743 gene encoding uncharacterized protein LOC123330743, whose protein sequence is MPSPAEVPLLTGQDTCRGPGSCVAAQLVSRDSAHLRASYPDPLDWGVGVILKQGLWTGMDHEEHHYFMNLSERKSAACEPRSRCLRVQPELTFTRRSPDLSDAGVHSGCLCKRKKRGDGDGRAQEALGSSCQEGRSQPLPTLSLQAPVFHTEWSRVPGRVGNAALWRRFTPAVPSLTLVLLERQQTSGTAVRRWPGLELLPQMAVLSLVPRQPGFATLPP, encoded by the exons ATGCCGAGTCCCGCAGAGGTTCCGCTGCTGACCGGTCAGGACACCTGCCGTGGTCCCGGCTCCTGTGTCGCTGCCCAGCTGGTCTCGA GAGACTCCGCTCATCTAAGGGCGAGCTATCCGGACCCTCTGGACTGGGGAGTTGGTGTTATTTTGAAGCAGGGCTTGTGGACTGGCATGGATCACGAGGAGCACCATTACTTTATGAACCTCTCGGAAAGAAAAAGTGCTGCCTGTGAACCCAGGAGCCGGTGCCTGCGGGTACAGCCCGAGCTTACATTCACCAGGCGCTCTCCGGACCTCTCTGACGCGGGTGTGCACAGCGGGTGCTTGTGCAAGCGGAAAAAGAGAGGAGACGGAGACGGTCGGGCTCAGGAGGCCCTGGGGTCCTCGTGCCAGGAAGGGCGCTCCCAACCACTTCCCACCCTGAGCCTTCAGGCCCCTGTTTTCCACACGGAATGGTCCCGGGTCCCCGGGAGGGTGGGCAACGCCGCGCTCTGGAGAAGATTCACCCCTGCTGTGCCCAGCTTGACGCTGGTGCTTCTAGAAAGGCAGCAGACGTCCGGGACAGCGGTCAGACGGTGGCCGGGACTTGAGCTCCTTCCTCAGATGGCCGTCCTGAGCTTAGTCCCCCGACAGCCAGGCTTCGCCACGCTGCCTCCCTGA